One genomic segment of Vibrio penaeicida includes these proteins:
- a CDS encoding GNAT family N-acetyltransferase, which produces MSIKAFEEAPTPEEFVAMRITAGLSAKSLEAAKIGLPNSLYAVSIRDEGKLIGMGRVVGDGACNFEVVDVAVDPSYQGKGLGKQIMQYIDAYIASVALEGSYVSMIADEPEFYQKLGYRLVSPRSHGMTKKFHPKTS; this is translated from the coding sequence ATGAGTATTAAAGCCTTTGAAGAAGCGCCGACTCCCGAAGAGTTTGTTGCCATGAGAATCACCGCAGGTTTATCGGCAAAGTCACTGGAAGCAGCGAAAATTGGTTTACCCAATTCACTCTATGCGGTCTCGATTAGAGACGAAGGCAAACTTATTGGTATGGGGCGAGTCGTCGGCGATGGGGCATGCAACTTTGAAGTGGTAGACGTTGCGGTCGACCCAAGCTATCAAGGTAAAGGGCTAGGCAAACAAATCATGCAGTACATTGATGCGTACATCGCTTCTGTGGCGCTTGAAGGTTCTTATGTTTCGATGATTGCCGACGAGCCGGAATTCTACCAAAAGTTAGGATACAGATTGGTGTCACCAAGAAGCCATGGAATGACCAAGAAGTTCCACCCCAAAACATCATAA
- a CDS encoding GNAT family N-acetyltransferase, protein MSVEFSPTEDASFAEKLTQTNMARYYEKRGIEWNHEMFTQSWDTFENFDIYQSGKRVGVIRFTYETDTTYLRDFQIEAEYQGKGIGAQSLTLAIEHAKHRGSSYLRLRVFSENPAISLYQKLGFVVISEENELMTMELAPSECKL, encoded by the coding sequence ATGTCTGTTGAATTTTCACCGACGGAAGACGCGAGCTTTGCCGAGAAGCTGACGCAAACAAACATGGCTCGTTATTACGAGAAACGTGGTATCGAATGGAATCACGAGATGTTTACTCAAAGTTGGGATACTTTTGAAAACTTTGATATTTACCAGTCAGGCAAACGTGTTGGCGTAATTCGATTTACATACGAAACCGATACAACCTACCTACGAGACTTCCAGATAGAGGCTGAATATCAAGGCAAAGGCATCGGTGCTCAAAGTTTGACCTTAGCCATTGAGCATGCAAAGCATCGTGGATCGTCTTATCTTCGCCTACGTGTATTCAGTGAAAATCCGGCTATTAGTTTGTACCAAAAGCTGGGCTTTGTTGTTATTTCAGAAGAAAATGAATTAATGACAATGGAGCTTGCACCTTCTGAATGTAAGCTTTGA
- a CDS encoding GNAT family N-acetyltransferase gives MEKLSCALVPFAEDDFEYLTDWIVSEELTYLWAGPTFQYPLTHEQLRKHCQQPEVIPFLIKYGDQAAGFVELNRQSETHCRICLVFVSDSFRGKGISKTILTTLADVAKHDYGCNKLSLAVFSHNQRARKVYQSLGFKTVSIEKEAMHFKENTWDLELMERLL, from the coding sequence ATGGAAAAATTAAGTTGCGCACTTGTCCCTTTTGCGGAAGATGATTTTGAGTATCTGACTGATTGGATAGTGTCAGAAGAGCTTACTTATCTTTGGGCTGGTCCCACTTTTCAGTATCCGCTTACTCATGAACAATTGCGCAAGCACTGCCAGCAACCGGAAGTTATCCCTTTCTTGATCAAATATGGTGATCAGGCAGCCGGTTTTGTTGAACTCAACCGACAATCAGAAACGCACTGCCGCATATGTTTGGTGTTTGTTTCAGATTCGTTCCGCGGCAAAGGCATTTCAAAAACTATCCTGACAACGCTTGCCGATGTGGCTAAACATGATTACGGCTGTAACAAACTCAGCCTTGCAGTATTCAGCCATAACCAAAGGGCAAGAAAGGTGTATCAGTCGCTAGGGTTTAAAACCGTTTCGATTGAAAAAGAAGCCATGCACTTCAAAGAAAATACCTGGGATCTAGAACTAATGGAAAGGCTATTATAG
- a CDS encoding LysR family transcriptional regulator, with product MIEKTLPLLKYFHALAQTGSFTKAAEQLCISQSTVSTQVRKLEQVLSVKLINRKNKHQFALTAEGESLAQEVAYSFGRLSSQLDGLQQVSPSSAKLTVSASTSLGIKFVLPVIAKLRQQYPDLTLHLQENAGSKHFFEDKIDIATNYGVPDNTFHSVYIGEVEKCVVASDAYIKRFGMPKGLSELARHSLIAQSHGKQEWQTLFAKSDVDIDSLDVLSVSSNIAKLEAVQLGMGIGLLPHYLLKSSEASLIILPEFELQSLRESLYLICEKRRKDEHKIQWVMDKLASGCQSLLTFDNKG from the coding sequence ATGATTGAAAAAACACTGCCGCTACTTAAATATTTTCATGCACTTGCTCAAACAGGCAGCTTTACCAAAGCCGCCGAACAGCTCTGTATTTCTCAGTCCACAGTGAGTACTCAAGTACGAAAACTGGAGCAGGTTCTGAGCGTTAAACTTATCAACCGAAAAAACAAACATCAGTTTGCCCTAACCGCAGAAGGGGAGTCACTAGCACAGGAAGTGGCCTACAGTTTTGGGCGTTTGTCTTCTCAGCTAGATGGATTGCAACAGGTGTCGCCGAGCAGCGCGAAACTCACGGTATCGGCTTCCACTTCACTAGGAATTAAATTTGTTTTGCCTGTTATTGCTAAATTGCGACAGCAATACCCCGACCTCACGCTTCATCTCCAAGAAAATGCAGGCAGCAAACATTTCTTTGAAGACAAAATTGATATCGCGACCAATTATGGGGTTCCGGACAATACCTTTCACAGCGTATACATAGGCGAAGTTGAAAAGTGTGTAGTAGCGAGCGATGCGTATATTAAACGCTTTGGGATGCCTAAGGGTTTATCGGAATTGGCGCGGCACTCTCTGATTGCACAATCACATGGTAAGCAAGAATGGCAAACGCTGTTTGCTAAATCCGACGTTGATATTGATTCGTTAGATGTACTCAGCGTATCGAGCAACATAGCAAAACTGGAAGCGGTTCAGTTAGGGATGGGGATTGGGTTGCTACCTCATTATTTACTCAAAAGTAGTGAGGCATCACTTATCATTTTACCGGAATTTGAGCTCCAATCGTTGAGGGAGTCACTGTATCTTATATGTGAAAAACGCAGAAAGGATGAACATAAAATTCAGTGGGT
- a CDS encoding MFS transporter: protein MTLDIRYALHHAINIGTICIFAPVIALFCQHKGMDLSQIGLFFGVYFLAIILFELPSGAWADRFGRLNVFMLSKMLDCLNFALLFYFDYIPALYAASFVGGIARAMGSGAMEAWYVDQLKKVHRYHLMPSLLSNAHGWALVAMAFGAVSGAALVACNLQLPNNNSPYHWVLLVAFTMHLILGISVPFCFHEGEVKQTIRKERSDVNVIKKILMACIQHPILKRVLGLQIIHGFLLSSIQTYWQPQLLTMLNEKTDVFVFGWVSALFFFSAALSAAWIKRSHKGLLNNNGRQLLGIFGASSVLVLLLATTNSALLFIVVYLCFGFAIFAIKPLLAILMHQSIEDHQRATALSILSLALNLGGVLVGLALGTIADSAGVRVVWVISGVSGLIFVALLMRVKPNE from the coding sequence ATGACGCTCGACATTCGCTACGCACTTCATCACGCCATTAACATCGGCACAATCTGTATATTCGCCCCCGTGATTGCATTATTTTGTCAGCACAAAGGTATGGATCTTAGTCAAATTGGTCTTTTCTTTGGGGTCTACTTTTTGGCGATAATTTTATTTGAATTGCCTTCCGGTGCGTGGGCAGATCGCTTCGGTCGATTGAACGTATTTATGCTAAGCAAAATGTTGGATTGCTTGAACTTTGCTTTGCTGTTTTATTTTGATTATATCCCCGCCTTGTATGCAGCATCGTTTGTAGGTGGTATCGCTCGTGCCATGGGTTCTGGCGCAATGGAAGCATGGTATGTTGATCAGTTAAAGAAAGTGCATCGCTATCACCTGATGCCCAGCTTGCTCAGTAACGCACATGGTTGGGCGTTAGTAGCAATGGCTTTTGGTGCCGTTAGCGGAGCCGCACTGGTCGCTTGTAATCTTCAATTACCAAACAATAACTCCCCGTATCACTGGGTACTGCTCGTTGCGTTCACAATGCACTTGATTCTGGGCATTTCCGTCCCCTTTTGTTTCCATGAAGGTGAGGTAAAGCAGACGATTCGGAAAGAAAGATCTGATGTCAACGTCATAAAAAAAATATTGATGGCTTGTATTCAGCATCCAATACTCAAACGTGTTCTGGGCTTACAGATCATTCACGGCTTTTTACTCTCAAGCATTCAAACTTACTGGCAACCACAATTGCTTACGATGTTGAATGAAAAAACGGATGTATTCGTATTTGGCTGGGTATCTGCGCTCTTTTTCTTTTCTGCCGCTTTGTCTGCGGCATGGATAAAGCGTTCACATAAAGGTTTATTGAACAATAATGGACGTCAGTTACTTGGGATTTTTGGCGCGTCTTCTGTGTTGGTTTTGCTATTAGCAACCACGAACTCTGCTCTGTTATTCATTGTGGTCTATTTGTGCTTTGGGTTCGCCATTTTTGCCATCAAGCCTTTGCTCGCCATTCTGATGCATCAATCCATAGAAGATCATCAGCGAGCGACTGCGTTATCCATATTATCGCTCGCGCTGAACCTAGGTGGTGTCTTAGTCGGGTTAGCCCTAGGCACCATAGCAGACAGTGCCGGTGTGCGTGTTGTATGGGTTATTTCAGGGGTAAGCGGGCTCATTTTTGTCGCCCTATTAATGCGGGTGAAACCAAATGAATGA